The following proteins come from a genomic window of Lemur catta isolate mLemCat1 chromosome 4, mLemCat1.pri, whole genome shotgun sequence:
- the CCDC121 gene encoding coiled-coil domain-containing protein 121 has protein sequence MRSQGQGSHSKKTRNVSVTFAPQRAGSGAAGEPAARAHSIAEALRAATGAGCDPRGCWAMPRPFTHRPEKLRELSTLERCSRESQALDASARSLAITPNELDSGHDVGDEHLDSTFGEGLKSPPSYLNLINNFCKPENLRQAERNLKEKTLVEMRELNKQIKQAQIQQEPLLKDNRQLHTEKLLVQAENKFFLEYLTNKTEEYRRQPEKVWNTYVQKCGEIEQRRQESASRYEQQTSLLKTELLQKEKIQSNLKQQLQAMRDISILRETQELEIQTLQEEEKKFQAEAAAKKQKVQVQFLQEKAFLEKQLSEPDIRQLEKRKRREHKRNAQALELAAKQSIFEFTVGIIRENQQLQTKLLQLTQQSQILEATQSQLKNWKQQLQQEQWYVECLIRGRQGLQGRHNWCLKEQDAPKTTSSPPLGTKSRINPK, from the exons ATGAGATCCCAAGGGCAGGGCTCACACAGCAAGAAAACGAGGAATGTGTCTGTCACTTTCGCCCCGCAAAGAGCCGGGAGCGGAGCCGCTGGAGAACCAGCTGCTAGGGCTCATTCAATAGCCGAGGCGCTCAGGGCCGCGACTGGGGCAGGGTGCGACCCCCGGGGTTGCTGGGCAATGCCAAGACCCTTTACGCACCGACCAGAGAAACTACGAGAACTGTCCACGCTTGAACGCTGTTCTCGCGAGTCGCAGGCCCTTGACGCTAGTGCTCGCTCCTTGGCAATCACCCCTAATGAACTAGACAGTGGCCATGACGTTGGGGATGAACACTTGGATTCCAC GTTTGGTGAGGGCCTCAAGTCCCCTCCATCATATCTTaatctaataaataatttttgcaagCCAGAGAATCTAAGACAGGCAGAGAGGaaccttaaagaaaaaacacTGGTGGAAATGAGGGAACTgaacaagcaaataaaacaagCTCAAATCCAGCAGGAACCGCTGCTGAAGGACAACAGGCAGCTACACACAGAAAAGTTACTTGTCCAGGCTGAGAACAAATTCTTCCTGGAATACCTAACTAACAAAACTGAGGAATATAGAAGGCAACCTGAGAAGGTGTGGAACACCTATGTACAAAAGTGTGGCGAGATTGAACAAAGACGACAAGAATCAGCCTCCAGATATGAACAACAAACTTCACTGCTTAAAACAGAGCTCTTGCAAAAGGAAAAGATTCAATCCAATTTGAAGCAGCAATTGCAGGCAATGAGGGACATTTCTATATTAAGAGAGACACAGGAACTAGAAATACAGACATtacaggaggaggagaaaaaattcCAAGCTGAGGCAgctgcaaagaaacagaaagtacagGTCCAGTTCCTCCAAGAAAAAGCATTCCTGGAGAAACAACTGAGTGAGCCAGACATAAGAcagttggaaaagagaaaaagaagggagcACAAGAGGAATGCCCAGGCCTTGGAGTTGGCAGCAAAGCAGTCTATTTTTGAGTTCACCGTTGGCATCATCAGAGAGAACCAGCAGTTACAGACGAAATTGCTGCAGCTAACTCAGCAATCCCAGATATTGGAGGCTACTCAAAGCCAGTTAAAAAATTggaagcagcagctgcagcaggaacAGTGGTATGTGGAGTGCTTAATCCGGGGGAGGCAAGGACTGCAAGGAAGGCATAATTGGTGCCTAAAAGAACAGGATGCTCCCAAGACCACATCCAGCCCTCCCCTAGGCACCAAATCAAGAATTAAtccaaagtaa